Proteins encoded in a region of the Mesoflavibacter profundi genome:
- the gldG gene encoding gliding motility-associated ABC transporter substrate-binding protein GldG, protein MNKTLKHISLIVIALIAINVISSKIYKRFDLTTDKRYTLNNSALEIIKKADKPVVIDVFLEGEDFPSEFRRLKNETKQLLEEFSAFNDNISFKFINPIEDENTRDQNIKQLNARGLTPMQLNVKENGKSSQAVIFPWALASYNNTTVKIPLVKNKIGATQQELVTNSVQHLEYAFADGLSKLVNPKRRKIAVLKGNGEFQNRYIADYIKALRDYYYIAPFTLDSVENNAVSTLEKLNTFDLIIATKPTEAFTEKEKFVLDQFTMNGGKSLWLIDKVAIDKDSLYNDLGKNVAIARDLNLTDFFFKYGVRINPLLVRSMYSAPIALASGEGSDSQFQNFPWTYSPLGQGNTRHPIVNNLNYTKFDFANPIDTLKNNIHKTILLQSAPLSKLEGTPREVSLESVNDQQDPKTYNNGSQNLAVLLEGKFTSVYKNRVKPFDFKQSKDQSIPTKMIVISDGDVIKNEVGRNGPEELGFDRWTGQVFGNKEFLINAANYLLDDNGLINIRSKEIAVAFLNPEKISEEKTKWQLLNILLPLVLLGLFGIAFKYIRQKKYAK, encoded by the coding sequence TTGAATAAAACACTTAAACATATTAGCCTAATTGTTATAGCCTTAATAGCTATAAATGTAATAAGTAGTAAGATTTACAAACGTTTTGACCTAACTACAGATAAGCGTTACACTTTAAATAATTCTGCTTTAGAAATCATAAAAAAAGCAGATAAACCTGTAGTTATAGACGTGTTTTTAGAAGGTGAAGATTTTCCTTCAGAATTTAGACGTTTAAAAAACGAAACTAAACAACTACTTGAAGAGTTTTCGGCTTTTAACGATAATATAAGTTTTAAATTTATTAATCCTATTGAAGATGAAAATACTAGAGACCAAAACATTAAACAATTAAATGCAAGAGGATTAACACCAATGCAATTAAATGTAAAAGAAAATGGTAAATCTAGTCAAGCAGTTATTTTTCCTTGGGCATTAGCAAGTTATAATAACACAACGGTTAAAATTCCTTTAGTTAAAAACAAAATTGGAGCAACACAACAGGAGTTAGTCACAAATTCGGTTCAACATTTAGAATATGCATTTGCAGATGGATTAAGTAAATTAGTAAATCCTAAACGTCGTAAAATAGCGGTTTTAAAAGGCAATGGAGAATTTCAAAATAGATATATAGCAGATTATATAAAAGCTTTAAGAGATTATTATTACATAGCTCCATTTACATTAGATAGTGTAGAAAACAATGCTGTTAGTACGTTAGAAAAATTAAATACGTTTGACCTAATAATAGCAACTAAACCAACAGAAGCGTTTACAGAGAAAGAAAAATTTGTGCTAGATCAATTCACTATGAATGGTGGAAAAAGTCTTTGGCTTATAGATAAAGTAGCTATAGACAAAGATAGTCTTTACAACGATTTAGGTAAAAATGTTGCAATTGCACGAGATTTAAATTTAACCGATTTTTTCTTTAAATATGGCGTTAGAATTAATCCGTTACTTGTTAGATCTATGTATTCTGCACCAATTGCATTAGCATCTGGAGAAGGAAGTGATAGCCAATTTCAAAATTTTCCTTGGACCTATTCTCCTTTAGGGCAAGGCAATACACGTCATCCTATTGTTAACAATTTAAATTATACCAAGTTTGATTTTGCAAATCCAATAGATACTTTAAAAAATAACATACATAAAACCATATTGTTACAAAGTGCGCCACTTTCTAAATTAGAAGGAACGCCAAGAGAAGTAAGTTTAGAATCTGTAAACGACCAACAAGATCCAAAAACTTATAATAATGGATCACAAAATTTAGCGGTTTTATTAGAAGGTAAATTTACATCGGTGTACAAAAACCGTGTTAAACCATTTGATTTTAAGCAATCAAAAGATCAAAGTATTCCAACTAAAATGATTGTAATATCTGACGGAGATGTAATTAAAAACGAAGTTGGTCGTAATGGTCCAGAAGAATTAGGTTTTGATCGCTGGACAGGTCAAGTTTTTGGTAATAAAGAATTTTTAATAAATGCAGCTAATTATTTACTTGATGATAATGGACTTATAAACATTAGATCTAAAGAAATTGCTGTAGCCTTTTTAAATCCAGAAAAAATCAGTGAAGAAAAAACCAAGTGGCAACTCTTAAACATCTTACTACCATTGGTTTTACTTGGATTATTTGGAATAGCATTTAAGTATATAAGACAAAAAAAATACGCTAAATAA
- a CDS encoding META domain-containing protein: MKIYQTLLLLSILLITSCSTTKQASLYDTSWELEFISGTRIAFNGLYPNKKPRIKFNKDLQKAQGNNSCNGYSAAYTLKENSISFGQPDPTTMMFCGEGEQAFLKMMRQVNRYSFDNDGKLNLMLDNVTLLRFNKVE; encoded by the coding sequence ATGAAAATTTATCAAACCTTACTCCTTTTATCAATACTATTAATTACCTCTTGTAGCACAACAAAACAAGCCTCATTATACGATACCTCTTGGGAATTAGAGTTTATATCTGGAACAAGAATTGCATTTAATGGTTTATATCCAAATAAAAAACCACGAATAAAATTTAACAAAGACTTACAAAAAGCCCAAGGAAACAATAGCTGTAACGGATATTCTGCAGCATACACACTTAAAGAAAATTCTATTTCATTTGGACAACCAGATCCAACAACAATGATGTTTTGTGGTGAAGGCGAGCAAGCATTTTTAAAAATGATGAGACAAGTAAATCGCTATAGCTTTGATAATGACGGTAAATTAAATTTAATGCTAGATAATGTTACATTACTTCGTTTTAATAAAGTAGAATAG
- the gldF gene encoding gliding motility-associated ABC transporter permease subunit GldF, whose product MLAILKKEINSFFASPIGYLVIAIFLLLNGLFLWLFKGEFNILDNGFADLSSFFLLAPWILIFLIPAVTMKSFSDEKKQGTLELLLTKPISTFQLVLGKYLGAFILIIIALIPTLLYVFTVYQLGNPTGNIDFGSTLGSYFGLLFLVAAYTAIGVFASTLSDNQIVAFIIAVFLCFFFYVGFEGIADFTSSSFIDNLGMSAHFKSMSRGVLDTRDLIYFLSITFLFIVLTTTNINRQNA is encoded by the coding sequence ATGTTAGCGATTCTTAAAAAAGAAATTAACTCATTTTTTGCGTCACCAATTGGGTATTTGGTTATTGCTATTTTTTTATTGTTAAACGGTTTGTTTTTATGGTTATTTAAAGGCGAGTTTAACATACTTGATAACGGTTTTGCAGATCTTTCTTCGTTTTTCTTATTAGCACCATGGATATTAATTTTCTTAATTCCTGCTGTTACAATGAAAAGCTTTAGTGACGAAAAAAAACAAGGTACTTTAGAGCTTTTACTAACAAAACCTATAAGTACTTTTCAATTAGTTTTAGGTAAATATTTAGGTGCATTTATACTAATTATTATTGCGCTTATACCAACGTTATTATACGTTTTTACTGTGTATCAATTAGGTAATCCTACTGGTAACATAGATTTTGGTAGTACATTAGGATCTTATTTTGGATTGCTATTTTTAGTAGCTGCTTATACTGCAATTGGCGTATTTGCTTCTACATTATCAGACAACCAAATTGTTGCCTTTATTATTGCGGTATTTTTATGCTTTTTCTTTTATGTTGGTTTTGAAGGTATTGCAGATTTTACATCCAGTAGTTTTATCGATAATTTAGGTATGTCTGCGCATTTTAAAAGTATGAGTCGTGGTGTATTAGACACTAGAGATTTAATTTACTTTTTAAGTATTACATTTTTATTTATCGTTTTAACAACAACAAATATAAATCGTCAAAACGCATGA
- the dnaN gene encoding DNA polymerase III subunit beta: protein MKFIVSSTYLLKQLQVLGGVINNSNTLPILDNFLFELQQSKLTVSASDLETTMSAVLDVESDNEGSVAIPARLLLDTLKTFPEQPLTFVIEENNTVEISSNHGKYALAYADGNEFPKAVTLEDPSATAMPAHVLATAINKTIFAAGNDDLRPVMSGVFFQFSTEGLTFVATDAHKLVKYSREDVKASQVAEFIMPKKPLNLLKGILGANEEEVTIEYNDSNAKFTFDNTVLICRLIDGKYPNYEAVIPKENPNKLTIDRTQFLNSVRRVSIFSNKTTHQIRLKIAGAELNISAEDIDYSNKAEERLTCDYQGDDMQIGFNSRFLTEMLNNLSSNDVQLELSMPNRAGILTPIDDLEEGEKVTMLVMPVMLNS, encoded by the coding sequence ATGAAATTTATTGTATCAAGTACCTATTTACTAAAACAATTACAAGTTTTAGGTGGTGTAATAAACAACTCCAATACGCTTCCAATTTTAGATAATTTTTTATTTGAATTACAACAATCTAAACTAACAGTATCTGCAAGTGATTTAGAAACTACAATGTCTGCTGTTTTAGATGTAGAAAGTGATAACGAAGGTAGTGTAGCAATTCCTGCACGTTTATTATTAGATACTTTAAAAACGTTTCCAGAACAACCTTTAACGTTTGTTATAGAAGAAAATAACACAGTAGAAATAAGTTCTAACCACGGTAAATACGCATTAGCCTATGCAGATGGTAACGAGTTTCCTAAAGCTGTCACTCTTGAAGATCCAAGTGCAACAGCAATGCCTGCTCATGTGTTAGCAACAGCGATTAACAAAACTATTTTTGCTGCTGGTAACGACGATTTACGTCCAGTGATGAGTGGTGTATTTTTTCAATTCTCTACAGAAGGTTTAACGTTTGTTGCTACAGATGCTCACAAACTTGTAAAATATTCTAGAGAAGATGTTAAAGCATCTCAAGTAGCCGAGTTTATTATGCCTAAAAAACCTTTAAACTTATTAAAAGGAATTTTAGGTGCTAATGAAGAAGAAGTAACTATAGAATATAACGATTCTAATGCAAAATTCACGTTTGATAACACTGTATTAATCTGTCGTTTAATAGATGGGAAATATCCAAACTACGAAGCTGTTATCCCTAAAGAAAATCCTAACAAATTAACTATAGATCGTACGCAGTTTTTAAACTCTGTACGTCGTGTTAGTATTTTCTCTAATAAAACAACACACCAAATTAGACTTAAAATTGCTGGTGCCGAGCTTAATATTTCTGCAGAAGATATTGACTACTCTAATAAAGCAGAAGAGCGTTTAACTTGTGATTACCAAGGTGATGACATGCAAATTGGATTTAACTCTAGATTTTTAACAGAAATGTTAAACAATTTAAGTTCTAACGATGTACAATTAGAATTAAGTATGCCTAATAGAGCTGGAATTTTAACTCCAATAGATGATTTAGAAGAAGGTGAAAAAGTAACAATGCTTGTAATGCCTGTTATGCTTAACAGCTAA
- a CDS encoding phosphoribosylaminoimidazolesuccinocarboxamide synthase produces MSNTIIKSNFNFPNQKSVYKGKVREVYNINDQELVMIATDRLSAFDVVMPKGIPYKGQILNQIATSMMKATEDLVPNWLTATPDPNVAVGHLCEPFKVEMVIRGYLSGHAAREYKAGKRTLCGVAMPEGMKENDKFPEPIITPATKAEMGDHDEDISREDILKRGIVSEADYKVLEDYTRKLFDRGTEIAAKRGLILVDTKYEFGKTKDGKIVLIDEIHTPDSSRYFYAEGYQERQDNNEAQKQLSKEFVRQWLIANNFQGLEGQTVPEMSDEYITSVSERYIELYENIMGETFVKADVSNIESRIEANVLDYLNA; encoded by the coding sequence ATGAGTAATACAATTATTAAATCCAATTTTAATTTTCCTAATCAAAAAAGTGTTTATAAAGGAAAAGTAAGAGAAGTTTATAATATAAATGACCAAGAATTGGTAATGATTGCAACAGATAGACTAAGTGCTTTTGATGTAGTAATGCCAAAAGGGATACCTTACAAAGGTCAAATACTAAATCAAATTGCTACTAGTATGATGAAAGCAACCGAAGATTTAGTACCTAACTGGTTAACAGCAACGCCAGATCCTAACGTTGCAGTTGGACATTTATGCGAGCCATTTAAAGTAGAAATGGTAATTCGTGGCTATCTTTCTGGTCATGCAGCAAGAGAATATAAAGCTGGAAAACGTACACTTTGTGGTGTTGCTATGCCTGAAGGAATGAAGGAGAATGATAAATTTCCAGAACCTATAATTACACCTGCAACCAAAGCAGAAATGGGTGATCATGACGAAGACATCTCGCGTGAAGATATATTAAAACGTGGTATTGTTAGCGAAGCAGATTACAAAGTTTTAGAAGATTACACACGTAAATTATTTGATAGAGGTACTGAAATTGCTGCAAAACGAGGATTAATTTTAGTAGACACTAAATACGAGTTTGGAAAAACCAAAGACGGTAAAATAGTTTTGATTGACGAGATTCATACACCAGACTCTTCACGATATTTTTACGCCGAAGGTTATCAAGAACGCCAAGATAATAACGAAGCACAAAAACAATTATCTAAAGAGTTTGTACGCCAATGGTTAATTGCAAACAATTTTCAAGGGTTAGAAGGGCAAACTGTACCAGAAATGAGTGATGAGTATATCACATCTGTTTCTGAGCGTTACATTGAATTATACGAAAATATTATGGGCGAAACTTTTGTAAAAGCAGATGTCTCTAACATTGAAAGTAGGATAGAAGCTAATGTGTTAGACTATTTAAACGCTTAA
- a CDS encoding putative quinol monooxygenase: protein MFVRIVKLSFAPENINTFKANFETIKHKIRAFEGCQLLELYQDKHNSNVFFTYSYWTSETHLERYRQSELFKGVWANTKPLFNAKPEAWSVDKIASLQ, encoded by the coding sequence ATGTTTGTTAGAATAGTTAAATTAAGTTTTGCACCAGAAAACATAAACACCTTTAAAGCTAATTTTGAAACTATTAAACATAAAATTAGAGCTTTTGAAGGTTGCCAATTATTAGAATTATATCAAGACAAACACAATAGCAATGTGTTTTTCACGTATAGTTATTGGACTAGTGAAACCCATTTAGAGCGTTACAGACAATCTGAATTATTTAAAGGTGTTTGGGCTAACACCAAACCTTTATTTAATGCTAAACCTGAAGCTTGGAGCGTAGACAAAATTGCGTCGCTGCAATAA
- a CDS encoding cupin domain-containing protein translates to MKTTLLSLFLLTSGILFAQNPDYKVSSYLDEGFKAPNTHYIGEAWLNAIINNDKDLGYNITKATFKANSTLDWHKHGSSQVLIVVSGEGYYQELGKDPIKLKEGDIIKCEKDIEHWHASSKHKDITYLALYGGDQPTTWTKVLSQEDYDKAAKQLND, encoded by the coding sequence ATGAAAACTACACTTTTAAGTTTATTTTTATTGACTTCTGGAATACTATTTGCTCAAAACCCAGATTATAAAGTATCTTCTTATTTAGATGAAGGTTTTAAAGCTCCAAATACACATTATATAGGAGAAGCTTGGTTAAATGCTATAATAAACAATGATAAAGATTTAGGGTATAACATAACTAAAGCAACATTTAAAGCAAATTCTACCTTAGATTGGCATAAGCATGGTTCTTCTCAAGTTCTAATTGTTGTATCTGGTGAAGGTTATTATCAAGAATTAGGAAAAGATCCAATAAAACTTAAAGAAGGTGATATTATTAAATGTGAAAAAGATATTGAGCATTGGCACGCCTCTTCAAAACATAAAGACATCACTTATCTAGCCTTGTATGGCGGAGATCAACCTACGACTTGGACTAAGGTTTTATCTCAAGAAGATTATGACAAAGCTGCAAAACAATTAAATGATTAA
- a CDS encoding T9SS type A sorting domain-containing protein, with the protein MKKTLLLLTFLVFGFTQAQTIIYVDVDATGTNDGTSWANAYNSLHDALTNTTTAGAEIWIAEGTYKPVNASTPFLNQYGVNIYGGFVGTESARSDRSTDPWLHPVYLSGDLNGDDLVEVPSATSTNKGDNATRILQIEPTTVGGSTLVHVQENIVIDRINFVNAYGGSALYSHPASGTNYTQNQITLLNCRFTRNYAVSRPAFDIWANIFGGTSSNPIKTFSLLNSVVDENVSQVGYAFEYRTIRDYDKIFIGNNLFIANKVEDAGKSGSVARFISNGAQGLSIFFNNNTLSLNQEGAGVAASVSSCIRLEKTSGGVGGAWYNNIYYNNVGTTEFVGFTTSGVGINFGDTNARDFTPTNDVSNSVYLPTTPFVDISSGNFEPLAAYRQNGTMGGFGGYNFSDFPATDCFQNSRTYSSGTIIGLGAIQHANTAMFHGPGDIANLSTPAPIGDIYVDAGATGNNDGTSWVDAYNSLYDALNSTSFVPGGKVFVKAGTYYPTTGGFTVIDDNVQIFGGFDGTETDENDRDMSLIYTTNATIISGDINGNDIAGDFASNKSDNVGQLMNVNTNLVTLDGFIFENAHKPSGSNPVIYFPTTYNTSYFTLKNSIIRNNYTGNGLLMDYRYFTDTIEFINVAIKENLVNNGVCLFQSSSSNTPIDFRFVNLEFSDNQFNSDFGAIWFRETGTSNMSTTIVNSTFVNNQNDFSTTTIKHLINISSSGSLENVVDVYNSIFYNNLYTNTSIVSDKVFDNSKPAEGNFGDLDIDNCIAPTIYPYTANIDADAFNISTANPNLDSDYKPTASSTAVIDQGTNSFYNLGLYGDLDLSGNNRIFNSTIDLGAYEYDSTLGIDEVNYTSNSIKLYPNPATDIVNIKTKQTIENVSVFNVNGQKVLDIANQSQINISNLPTGMYFLNISTNQSNQTIKILKQ; encoded by the coding sequence ATGAAAAAAACATTACTATTATTAACCTTTTTAGTGTTTGGTTTTACGCAAGCACAGACCATAATTTATGTAGATGTTGATGCTACAGGTACTAACGACGGTACAAGTTGGGCAAATGCCTACAATTCTTTACATGATGCGCTTACTAACACAACGACTGCAGGAGCAGAAATTTGGATAGCAGAAGGAACGTACAAACCTGTTAATGCTTCAACTCCATTTTTAAATCAATATGGTGTTAATATTTATGGTGGTTTTGTTGGTACTGAGTCTGCAAGATCCGACAGAAGTACAGATCCTTGGTTGCATCCAGTGTATTTATCTGGAGATCTTAATGGTGATGATTTGGTAGAAGTGCCTAGTGCAACATCAACAAATAAAGGTGATAATGCTACACGTATTTTACAAATAGAACCAACTACTGTTGGTGGATCAACATTAGTTCATGTACAAGAAAACATTGTAATTGATCGTATTAACTTTGTAAATGCTTACGGTGGAAGTGCTTTATACAGTCATCCAGCAAGTGGAACTAACTATACCCAAAATCAAATCACACTTTTAAATTGTCGTTTTACTCGAAACTATGCAGTTTCAAGACCAGCTTTTGACATTTGGGCTAATATATTTGGAGGAACTAGTTCAAATCCTATTAAAACGTTTTCATTACTAAATAGTGTTGTAGATGAAAATGTTTCTCAAGTTGGGTATGCTTTTGAGTATAGAACAATTAGGGATTATGATAAGATTTTTATAGGAAATAACTTATTTATTGCAAACAAAGTAGAAGATGCAGGAAAGTCTGGTAGTGTAGCTAGATTTATTTCTAACGGTGCTCAAGGTCTTAGTATATTTTTTAATAATAATACTCTTTCTTTAAATCAAGAAGGCGCTGGTGTAGCGGCTTCAGTATCCAGTTGTATTCGTTTAGAGAAAACTTCAGGTGGCGTAGGCGGAGCTTGGTATAACAACATTTATTATAACAATGTAGGTACAACTGAATTTGTAGGATTTACTACTTCTGGTGTAGGAATAAATTTTGGTGATACTAACGCTCGTGATTTCACACCTACAAATGATGTTTCAAATTCTGTATATCTACCAACAACACCCTTTGTAGATATTTCTTCAGGAAATTTTGAACCTTTAGCAGCCTATCGTCAAAACGGTACTATGGGTGGTTTTGGAGGCTATAATTTCTCTGATTTTCCTGCGACAGATTGTTTTCAAAATTCAAGAACGTATTCTAGTGGAACAATCATTGGCTTAGGAGCTATTCAGCATGCAAATACAGCTATGTTTCATGGACCAGGTGATATTGCAAATCTATCAACACCAGCACCAATAGGAGATATTTATGTAGATGCAGGTGCAACAGGTAACAATGATGGTACCTCTTGGGTAGATGCTTACAATTCTTTGTATGATGCTTTAAATTCTACTAGTTTTGTACCTGGAGGAAAGGTATTTGTAAAAGCCGGAACTTATTATCCTACAACTGGAGGATTTACAGTAATTGATGATAATGTTCAAATTTTTGGTGGTTTTGATGGTACAGAAACCGATGAAAATGATAGAGATATGTCGTTAATCTATACCACAAATGCTACCATTATATCAGGAGATATAAATGGAAATGATATTGCTGGAGATTTTGCATCTAACAAATCTGATAACGTAGGGCAATTAATGAATGTTAACACAAACTTGGTAACGCTTGATGGTTTTATTTTTGAAAACGCTCATAAACCAAGTGGAAGTAATCCTGTAATTTATTTTCCAACGACATATAACACATCTTACTTTACGCTAAAAAATAGTATCATTAGAAACAATTATACGGGTAACGGATTACTGATGGATTATAGGTATTTTACAGATACTATTGAATTTATTAATGTTGCTATAAAAGAAAATTTAGTTAATAATGGTGTTTGCTTATTTCAAAGTTCAAGTAGTAATACACCTATCGATTTTAGATTTGTGAATTTAGAGTTTTCTGATAATCAATTTAATTCAGACTTTGGTGCTATATGGTTTAGAGAAACGGGAACTTCAAATATGAGTACAACTATTGTTAATTCAACGTTTGTAAATAATCAAAATGATTTTTCTACCACTACAATTAAACATTTAATCAATATAAGTTCATCTGGTTCGTTAGAAAATGTTGTAGATGTATATAATTCTATTTTCTATAATAATCTATATACTAATACATCTATTGTTAGTGATAAAGTTTTTGATAATTCTAAACCTGCCGAAGGGAATTTTGGGGATTTAGATATTGATAATTGTATAGCACCAACTATATATCCTTACACAGCTAATATTGATGCAGATGCTTTTAATATTAGTACTGCAAATCCAAATTTAGATTCAGATTACAAACCAACCGCTTCGTCTACAGCAGTTATAGACCAAGGAACTAACTCATTTTATAATTTAGGTTTATACGGAGATTTAGATTTATCGGGTAACAATAGAATTTTCAATTCTACAATAGATTTAGGTGCTTATGAATACGATTCTACTTTAGGTATAGATGAAGTTAATTACACAAGTAACTCTATTAAGTTATATCCAAATCCTGCAACAGACATTGTAAATATAAAAACTAAACAAACCATTGAAAACGTTTCAGTATTTAATGTAAATGGTCAAAAAGTACTTGATATAGCTAATCAATCTCAAATTAACATTTCTAATTTACCAACAGGAATGTATTTTTTAAACATAAGCACTAACCAATCAAACCAAACAATAAAAATCTTAAAACAGTAA
- a CDS encoding SAM hydrolase/SAM-dependent halogenase family protein, which produces MAIITLTTDFGEKDHFAGAIKGAIYSELPEVRIVDISHSVSPFNISEAAYIIQNAYSSFPKGTIHLIGIDSELNPENKHIAVELDEHFFICANNGIMSMIANIIAPKKIVEINIHDKIETSFPVLDVFVKVACHIARGGTLEVIGKPIDKIKPIKNLVPYVNDDKTQIIGSIIYIDNYGNVVTNIRKSFFEQLQKGRAFEISARNYKFKTIHKKYSDIVNFELPENQRHDEGRGLVVFNSSNFLEIAIYKSNMQTVGSASTLMGLGLRDTVTINFLK; this is translated from the coding sequence ATGGCTATCATTACATTAACTACAGATTTTGGAGAAAAAGACCACTTTGCTGGCGCAATTAAAGGCGCTATTTACAGTGAGTTACCCGAAGTTAGAATTGTTGATATCTCGCATTCGGTTTCACCATTTAATATTTCAGAAGCTGCATATATTATCCAAAATGCTTACAGTAGTTTTCCTAAAGGTACAATTCATTTAATTGGTATAGATTCCGAATTAAATCCAGAAAACAAACATATTGCTGTAGAGCTTGATGAGCATTTTTTTATTTGTGCTAATAATGGAATTATGAGTATGATTGCCAATATTATTGCTCCTAAAAAAATTGTTGAAATTAATATACACGATAAAATCGAAACTAGTTTTCCTGTTTTAGACGTGTTTGTTAAAGTTGCATGCCATATTGCTCGTGGCGGAACACTTGAGGTTATTGGTAAACCTATCGATAAAATTAAACCAATTAAAAACCTTGTCCCTTATGTAAATGATGATAAAACTCAGATTATTGGAAGCATCATTTATATTGATAATTATGGTAATGTAGTTACTAATATTAGAAAATCTTTTTTTGAACAGTTGCAAAAAGGTCGTGCTTTCGAGATTTCGGCTAGAAACTATAAATTTAAAACTATTCACAAAAAATACAGTGATATTGTAAATTTTGAATTACCAGAAAACCAAAGACATGACGAAGGTCGCGGATTGGTAGTTTTTAACAGCTCAAATTTTTTAGAAATCGCCATCTACAAAAGTAATATGCAAACTGTAGGAAGCGCGAGTACGCTTATGGGATTAGGTTTACGTGATACTGTTACCATTAATTTTTTAAAATAA
- a CDS encoding PhoH family protein has protein sequence MNEIIIELEEISPKEFFGTGNENITTIKKYFPKLKIVARGNKIKAYGDEELLEEFDRRLTMLFNHFGKYNKIDENTIERVLTSQSSDDYTTSEKSGETIVHGANGKIIKAQTANQRRMVELMRKNDMVFAIGPAGTGKTYTGVALAVQALKNKEVKRIILTRPAVEAGENLGFLPGDLKEKLDPYMQPLYDALRDMIPPEKLANYIENGTIQIAPLAFMRGRTLDHAFVILDEGQNTTHAQMKMFLTRMGKNAKFLLTGDPGQIDLPRRTISGLKEALLILKNVEGVGIVFLDDKDVIRHKLVKKIIAAYKSIENRD, from the coding sequence TTGAACGAAATTATTATTGAACTTGAAGAGATTTCTCCAAAAGAATTTTTTGGAACTGGTAATGAAAACATTACAACCATAAAAAAATACTTCCCTAAACTAAAAATTGTAGCTAGAGGAAATAAAATTAAAGCTTATGGCGACGAAGAGCTTTTAGAGGAATTTGATAGGCGTTTAACCATGTTATTTAATCACTTTGGTAAGTACAATAAAATAGACGAAAACACTATAGAACGAGTACTTACAAGCCAAAGTAGTGACGATTATACAACTTCTGAAAAAAGTGGCGAAACTATAGTACATGGTGCTAACGGTAAAATAATTAAAGCCCAAACGGCAAATCAACGTCGTATGGTAGAGTTAATGCGTAAAAACGATATGGTTTTTGCAATTGGTCCAGCAGGAACAGGAAAAACATATACAGGTGTTGCATTAGCAGTACAAGCATTAAAAAATAAAGAGGTAAAACGAATAATTTTAACAAGACCAGCTGTAGAAGCAGGAGAAAATCTTGGGTTTTTACCTGGTGATTTAAAAGAGAAGTTAGATCCTTACATGCAACCATTATACGATGCGTTACGTGATATGATTCCGCCAGAAAAACTAGCTAATTATATAGAAAACGGAACAATACAAATTGCACCATTAGCTTTTATGCGTGGAAGAACATTAGATCACGCATTTGTAATTTTAGACGAAGGTCAAAATACAACACATGCGCAAATGAAAATGTTTTTAACGCGTATGGGTAAAAATGCAAAATTCTTATTAACAGGTGATCCAGGACAAATAGATTTACCACGTCGTACAATTTCTGGGTTAAAAGAAGCTTTGCTAATCTTAAAAAATGTAGAAGGTGTTGGTATTGTTTTCTTAGACGATAAAGATGTAATTAGACACAAATTAGTTAAAAAGATAATTGCTGCTTATAAAAGTATTGAAAACCGAGATTAA